A genomic region of Colletotrichum destructivum chromosome 5, complete sequence contains the following coding sequences:
- a CDS encoding Putative neutral/alkaline nonlysosomal ceramidase, neutral/alkaline non-lysosomal ceramidase, which produces MPLHPRSGVELPRRSFFAVFAFVSFVLLITIGLATLGAHPGPTLRFERSDDGQWRAKAKTRAAPAGDKYLIGVGKADITGPVVEIGFAGYADLAQVGTGLRQRIYSRAFVVGDVSKPSDRFVYLVLDTQSGDTAIRRGIIEGVQALGSAYSVYNKNNIAVTGTHSHAGPGAWFNYLLPQVTSLGFDRQSYQAIVDGAVLSIKRAHESLTEGYLDVGTTEVTDGAINRSLWAYLANPESERSRYSSSTDTTLTLLRFQRASDGKNIGVLTWYPTHGTSILQNSTHVAGDNKGVAALLLEKDLAGDASAASGFVAGFSQANVGDTTPNVLGAWCDDGSGQQCSLENSTCADGKSQSCHGRGPAFRALDLGISSCYEIGRRQFAGAKSVYNSLASSSSTPITGTSVKSFHFFHDMSFFKFTLPDGTTGQTCPAALGYSFAAGTSDGPGAFDFTQADSGDPDANPLWAVVSGLLRTPTAEQVACQRPKPVLLDVGEMSTPYAWSPNIVDVQMLRVGQLVVIVAPGEATTMGGRRWKEAVKEAARTIIDGEPVVVLGGPANTYAHYIATPEEYGVQRYEGASTLFGPNTLPAYINLTVSNIGHLAPASTSTPPAGPAPPDNRGNSLSFITGVVQDGTPIGRSFGQVLAQPAASYARGAVVNATFQAANPRNNLRLEGTYAAVERRLPDGTSWERVRDDADWFLVYTWRRTDWLLGHSEVVLSWETGGDGAGPGTYRFKYYGDAKPLIGSVRAFEGTSASFTLV; this is translated from the exons ATGCCTCTTCACCCTCGTTCTGGCGTAGAGCTGCCCCGGCgctccttcttcgccgtgTTTGCTTTTGTTTCGTTTGTGCTCCTCATCACGATCGGCCTCGCCACGCTCGGAGCTCACCCGGGCCCGACGTTGCGGTTCGAACGCAGCGACGATGGGCAGTGGCgtgccaaggccaagacgcGTGCtgcgccggccggcgacaAGTATCTCATCGGCGTCGGAAAGGCCGACATCACCGgtcccgtcgtcgagatcggcTTCGCGGGGTATGCGGACCTGGCCCAGGTGGGCACGGGGCTGCGGCAGCGGATCTACAGCCGCGCGTTCGTCGTGGGGGACGTGAGCAAGCCGAGCGACCGCTTCGTCTACCTTGTGCTGGACACGCAGAGCGGAGACACGGCGATCCGGCGCGGCATCATCGAGGGCGTCCAGGCTCTCGGGTCGGCGTACTCTGTGTATAACAAGAACAACATTGCCGTGACGGGCACGCATAGCCACGCCGGGCCGGGGGCATGGTTCAACTACCTCTTGCCGCAGGTCACCagcctcggcttcgacagGCAGAGCTACCAAGCCATCGtggacggcgccgtgctgtCCATCAAGAGGGCCCACGAGTCCCTGACCGag GGCtacctcgacgtcggcaccACCGAAGTCACCGACGGCGCCATCAACCGCAGCCTCTGGGCGTACCTCGCCAACCCCGAGTCCGAGAGGTCCAGGTACTCCTCCAGCACCGACACGACGCTCACGCTCCTCCGCTTCCAGCGCGCCTCGGACGGCAAGAACATTGGCGTGCTGACGTGGTACCCGACCCACGGCACCTCGATCCTGCAGAACAGCACGCACGTGGCCGGTGACAACaagggcgtcgccgcccttctcctcgagaAGGACCTCGCGGGCGACGCGAGCGCCGCGTCGGGCTTCGTGGCCGGCTTCAGCCAGGCCAACGTCGGCGACACGACGCCCAACGTGCTCGGCGCGTGgtgcgacgacggcagcgggcAGCAGTGCAGCCTGGAGAACAGCACGTGTGCCGACGGCAAGAGTCAGTCGTGCCACGGGCGGGGGCCCGCGTTCCGGGCGTTGGATCTGGGCATCTCGAGTTGCTACGAGattgggcggcggcagttTGCCGGTGCCAAGTCAGTCTAT AACTCGCttgcttcttcctcctcgacaccGATCACAGGCACGAGCGTCAAGTCGTTCCACTTCTTCCACGACATGTCCTTTTTCAAATTCACCCTCCCCGATGGCACCACGGGCCAGACGTGCCCCGCGGCCTTGGGCTATTCCTTCGCCGCGGGCACCTCGGACGGGCCCGGCGCGTTCGATTTCACGCAGGCCGACTCGGGCGATCCGGATGCCAATCCGCTCTGGGCGGTAGTTTCTGGCCTCCTGCGGACTCCCACGGCCGAGCAGGTCGCCTGCCAGCGTCCGAAGCCCGTACTGCTAGACGTCGGAGAGATGAGCACGCCCTACGCGTGGAGTCCCAACATTGTCGACGTGCAGATGCTCCGCGTCGGGCAGCTGGTGGTCATCGTAGCTCCAGGAGAAGCCACAACGatgggcgggcggcggtggaaggaggccgtcaaggaggccgcgaggaccatcatcgacggcgagcccgtCGTGGTGCTCGGCGGGCCCGCCAACACGTATGCT CACTACATCGCCACGCCTGAGGAATACGGCGTCCAGCGGTACGAGGGAGCGTCGACGCTCTTCGGGCCCAACACGCTCCCCGCGTACATCAACCTCACCGTCTCCAACATCGGCCACCTCGCGCCcgcatcgacgtcgaccccgCCTGCGGGCCCCGCGCCCCCGGATAACCGCGGGAACTCCCTCTCCTTCATCACGGGCGTCGTCCAGGACGGCACGCCGATCGGGCGCTCCTTCGGCCAGGTCCTGGCgcagccggcggcgtcgtacgcgcgcggcgccgtcgtcaacgcGACGTTCCAGGCGGCCAACCCGCGCAACAACCTGCGGCTCGAGGGGACCTACGCGGCGGTCGAGCGGCGGCTGCCTGACGGGACGTCGTGGGAGAGGGTCCGCGACGACGCGGACTGGTTCCTCGTGTACACGTGGCGGAGGACGGACTGGCTGCTGGGCCACAGCGAGGTCGTCCTCTCCTGGGAGACGGGCGgggacggcgccgggccCGGGACGTACCGATTCAAGTACTACGGGGACGCGAAGCCGCTGATCGGGAGCGTCAGGGCGTTTGAGGGGACGAGCGCGAGCTTCACGCTGGTGTAG
- a CDS encoding Putative Zinc finger C2H2-type: MSTAALSTSIPTLNTENSSSLFGDVCCLDAFTTPHRPAGDSELGSADGSDLAFVSEVYDQPPETLYTASETCDDIGIIINNELFRVPELTLSISSITGQANNTSPLTPEPTLQEATLNLVDGCLYTKPSAPSPTPSHKHTKKSLSCQRGCSLSFASPKDLRRHYGSEKHARGTVIKSYRCRCGYSTSPGNDHYRRHLRGIAESRPCQLRRPFFELHLPAGGRRRAMPGYTYVTSTLARRDAGSLGGRRSPGGPKP, translated from the coding sequence ATGAGTACGGCGGCACTGTCAACTTCGATACCTACACTGAACACTGAAAATTCCTCATCATTGTTCGGTGATGTATGCTGTCTGGACGCTTTTACCACACCTCATCGACCAGCAGGGGATTCCGAGCTTGGCTCAGCGGACGGGTCAGACCTGGCTTTTGTTTCCGAGGTCTACGACCAACCGCCCGAAACACTGTATACCGCGTCGGAGACATGCGATGACATTGGAATTATTATCAATAATGAGCTGTTCCGAGTACCGGAGTTGACGCTTTCGATCTCTTCCATAACCGGCCAAGCTAACAACACTTCACCCCTGACGCCAGAACCAACTCTTCAAGAAGCAACCCTCAATCTGGTTGACGGCTGCCTCTACACCAAACCTTCGGCACCCTCACCTACGCCATCCCACAAGCACACCAAGAAATCGCTGTCCTGCCAGCGAGGctgctctctctccttcgcGAGCCCCAAGGACCTCCGACGGCACTACGGGTCCGAGAAGCACGCGAGGGGGACGGTGATCAAGTCGTACCGGTGCCGCTGCGGGTATTCGACGTCCCCCGGGAATGATCATTATCGTCGGCACCTGCGCGGCATCGCGGAGTCGCGGCCGTGCCAGCTTCGGCGACCCTTTTTCGAGTTGCATCTgccggcgggagggagaCGCAGGGCGATGCCGGGATACACCTACGTCACATCGACTCTTGCAAGGAGGGACGCGGGGTCTCTGGGAGGCCGAAGAAGTCCCGGGGGTCCGAAGCCCTGA
- a CDS encoding Putative glycosyltransferase 2, beta-1,4-mannosyltransferase Bre-3/Egh, whose translation MSKEELEARKPFLRWGIPHTRKHLYTAITKYNSCIFPITLSTTVFLLWKLAKTTSHYDNSVSANNQWNWATILQTALMFFGLIAQMPPYVSVLGLCMPMRPGSYAQAPAKRDFRSLRVCLVTKGTNFDMTTNGGLEPSQTVVRATRAWMPLQNMPGVRFHVVLDDESREVEFRQALPSFVQIVVVPSAFAPSKAKYKARALEFYRRNQQLSASDWVLHLDEESMIDADVMDACVDFITRTDLDVAMGTLHYNDVNHWKNGFLTTAETLRSQEDFGKFSFSVRTRNKPMLGWMHGSWIVINGAVENAVTWDTDCQAEDFWFAYNSSAKGYRFGWIWNTVHEQPSETFRDFWKQRRRWYTGILSIPSVLVQVSLIVGVIGEFVYWVGPVYTHLGGSFVIPKWLYLWGLWHLAVDTHSLLVASFMQDLTAPAGVTWPQTVQHAVGTVVLAPFVRLVQVAALITCIFSPAQGFAIVSKA comes from the exons ATGTCCAAGGAAGAATTGGAGGCGCGGAAGCCATTCCTGCGTTGGGGAATCCCACACACCAGGAAACACTTGTACACCGCCATCACAAAGTACAACTCTTGCATCTTTCCGATCACGCTATCGACGACAGTCTTCT TGCTCTGGAAGCTGGCCAAGACGACCAGCCACTACGACAACTCCGTGTCGGCCAACAACCAGTGGAACTGGGCCACGATCCTGCAGACGGCGCTGATGTTCTTTGGACTCATCGCCCAGATGCCGCCGTACGTGTCCGTCTTGGGCTTGTGCATGCCCATGCGGCCCGGCTCGTACGCGCAGGCCCCGGCGAAGCGCGATTTCCGGAGCCTGAGGGTGTGCCTCGTGACCAAGGGCACGAACTTTGAC ATGACGACTAACGGAGGCTTGGAACCGTCACAGACCGTCGTCAGGGCCACCAGGGCCTGGATGCCGCTTCAGAACATGCCGGGCGTGCGCTTCCACGTAgtcctggacgacgagagcaGGGAGGTCGAGTTCCGACAGGCGCTGCCCTCGTTCGTCCAGATCGTCGTCGTGCCGTCCGCCTTCGCACCCAGCAAGGCAAAGTACAAGGCGCGCGCGCTGGAGTTCTACCGGCGGAACCAGCAGCTGAGCGCCAGCGACTGGGTCCTGCACCTGGACGAGGAGTCCAtgatcgacgccgacgtcatGGACGCGTGTGTCGACTTCATCACGAGGACCGACCTGGACGTCGCCATG GGAACCCTGCATTACAACGACGTCAACCACTGGAAGAACGGCTTCCTGACAACGGCCGAGACCCTTCGCAGCCAGGAGGACTTTGGCAAGTTCTCCTTCTCCGTGCGGACGCGCAACAAGCCCATGCTCGGGTGGATGCACGGGTCCTGGATCGTGATCAACGGGGCCGTGGAAAACGCCGTGACGTGGGACACCGACTGCCAGGCGGAGGATTTCTGGTTTGCGTACAAC TCTTCAGCCAAGGGATACAGGTTCGGCTGGATATGGAACACGGTCCACGAGCAGCCCAGCGAGACGTTCCGGGACTTCTGGAAGCAGCGCAGGCGGTGGTACACGGGCATCCTGTCCATCCCcagcgtcctcgtccaggtctCGCTCATCGTGGGCGTCATCGGGGAGTTTGTATACTGGGTCGG TCCCGTCTATACGCACCTCGGCGGCTCCTTCGTCATCCCCAAGTGGCTTTACCTCTGGGGCCTCTGGcatctcgccgtcgacacgCACAGCCTGCTCGTCGCATCCTTCATGCAGGACctcacggcgccggcgggcgtgACGTGGCCGCAGACGGTGCagcacgccgtcggcacGGTCGTGCTCGCGCCGTTTGTGCGTCTCGTCCAGGTCGCGGCGCTGATTACCTGCATTTTCAGCCCGGCGCAGGGGTTCGCCATCGTGTCCAAGGCATGA
- a CDS encoding Putative acyltransferase 3 domain-containing protein, translating into MERMRWLDGIRAVAAVSVSYNHYAMSEFAAPYNSFWASPASENRWLFQLPVLRIPFAVHAMVPLFFLIGGYAMAHSCASARRGDYSAFSRYFQRTLVRRWLRLYLPIVPITVMAHLAYFAGITTRPFAEHVTRGLEPWTAPARHVRYLLDYLVDIAEPVNLAWHENFNNQMWTIPVTFRGSCVLYLTLLGCSLWKTPHKLAGMAFLAAYFMYHGYWDLFCFLGGAWLAEAVALVKEEHEWYITGSPKLFSRRPASIRARLARTAKTLLFFGGLYLMCFEGDEGTGEAHAGYRWLASLRSRRWTASAPYEFSVVRSCWHSFGGLMVVSVVATSPRVARPLEYPVLQYLGKISFSWYLVHQLPPIILKDPLRNFFWTLLRPQDAVHPPMSEAVEHPWTLALGWTAAAGIIFFLTWISAHLYYQHVEEKSSVLSKRIEDWVNAPSHGDAGGKTLYPVGRLP; encoded by the coding sequence ATGGAGCGGATGCGCTGGCTCGACGgcatccgcgccgtcgccgccgtctccgtgTCGTACAACCATTACGCCATGAGCGAGTTCGCCGCGCCATACAACTCCTTCTgggcctcgccggcctccgAGAACCGCTGGCTGTTCCAGCTGCCCGTCCTCCGCATCCCCTTCGCCGTCCACGCCATGGTcccgctcttcttcctcatcggcgGCTACGCCATGGCGCACAGCTGCGcgtccgcccgccgcggcgactACTCGGCCTTCTCCCGCTACTTCCAGCGCACCCTGGTCCGCCGCTGGCTGCGGCTGTACCTCCCCATCGTTCCCATCACCGTCATGGCGCACCTGGCCTACTTCGCCGGCATCACGACCCGGCCCTTCGCCGAGCATGTCACCCGGGGCCTCGAGCCCTGGACCGCGCCGGCCCGCCATGTGCGCTATCTCCTGGACtacctcgtcgacatcgccgagcCCGTCAACCTGGCGTGGCACGAGAACTTCAACAACCAGATGTGGACCATCCCCGTCACCTTTCGCGGGTCCTGCGTCCTCTACCTCACCCTGCTCGGCTGTTCTCTGTGGAAGACGCCGCACAAACTCGCCGGCAtggccttcctcgccgcgtACTTCATGTACCACGGCTACTGGGACCTCTtctgcttcctcggcggcgcgtgGCTGGCCGAGGCTGTGGCCCTCGTCAAAGAGGAGCACGAGTGGTACATCACCGGGTCGCCGAAGCTGTTCTCCCGGAGACCTGCTTCGATCAGAGCCAGGCTCGCCAGGACAGCCAAGACCCTCCTTTTCTTCGGTGGCCTGTATCTCATGTGtttcgagggcgacgagggcacTGGAGAAGCCCACGCCGGCTACCGCTGGCTGGCATCTCTCCGCTCTAGGCGCTGGACCGCGTCCGCGCCGTACGAGTTCTCCGTCGTCCGGTCCTGCTGGCACTCGTTCGGGGGGCTGATGGTCGTCTCGGTCGTCGCCACGTCCCCTCGCGTCGCGAGGCCGCTCGAGTACCCCGTCCTGCAGTATCTCGGTAAGATTTCCTTCTCGTGGTACCTCGtgcaccagctgcccccCATCATCCTGAAGGACCCGCTGAGGAACTTCTTCTGGACGTTGCTGAGGCCGCAAGACGCGGTCCACCCGCCCATGTCCGAGGCCGTGGAACACCCCTGGACGCTGGCCCTCGGgtggacggcggcagcgggtatcatcttcttcctgaCATGGATATCCGCCCATCTCTACTACCAACACGTCGAGGAAAAGAGTAGTGTGTTGTCGAAGAGGATTGAAGATTGGGTTAATGCGCCTAGCCATGGTGATGCCGGTGGAAAGACGCTCTATCCTGTCGGCAGGCTCCCTTAG